The following coding sequences are from one Ornithodoros turicata isolate Travis chromosome 1, ASM3712646v1, whole genome shotgun sequence window:
- the LOC135396037 gene encoding uncharacterized protein LOC135396037, whose product METDSASENSSTGLEPDSDVYSDEENDLTVIINHDDSPFSTDPVPVRASLETEASDPYTEDCRTQSNEWCTCGRCRPQETDEFVCCRELDAVAAVCDEECVDCITVHDLFQLMCLQRRQLQCTAEDWVLDSDEEYPDVRLGE is encoded by the exons atggaaaccgactccgCATCAGAAAACAGCTCCACGGGACTTGAGCCCgattcagacgtgtattctGATGAGGAGAATGACTTGACGGTCATCATAAACCACGACGACTCGCCGTTTTCGAcggaccctgtaccagtgcgcgcgtcccttgaaaccgaggcctcggacccatacactgaagactgtcgaacTCAAAGTAACGAATG gtgcacgTGCGGTCGGTGCCGCCCGCAGGAAACCGACGAATTCGTTTGCTGCAGAGAGCTCGACGCGGTGGCAGCAGTATGTGATGAAGAGTGCGTGGACTGCATAACGGTGCACGACCTCTTCCAACTCATGTGCTTGCAGAGGAGGCAGCTTCAG TGCACGGCAGAGGACTGGGTGCTGGACAGCGACGAAGAATACCCGGATGTGCGCTTAGGCGAATAA